GCTGTTCTCCCCGTGTGCTGGTCAGCCGCTCACATCTCGATGCAGTGACGCAACGCTGGCTCTTACGTCTGCCCTATGCATAGTGCACTGCCGGAAGTGCACTCAATTGTTGGGTTGCCGAAGGAAGAGGGTGATATTTATCCACGCTTTTCTCCGATGGCCGAATGGGAGAGTGCTGCGGGACAGGCGGTGCTGGAGCGGGTTGGTAGTGCGATATTGCATGTCAGACGCTTGACATGCCTCGATACAAGCGCAAGGCGTCGAACCTTTCCTTTGTCGCCTGTGCCTCGCTCGGGAGAGTGGCACAAGGCGCATGAGAATAGCCTCGTTGGGAGGGACGATTGAGGCGCGTATACTGCAACGACGTTTCTTGTGGATTATTGATATGAATTCGACGCTATTGATCGTCATTACAGTTGTGGCCGTCGCCACCATCATTGCCCTTGCCGTCTATGCCTGGACGTTGTGGAAGGAAGTGAGGCGTCGCGATGCGTTTAGAGAGGATGAAGTGCGTCGTGCCCACGAGCAGTGTCTAATGAGCCTGGATGCGATAGCCGATGGGATGTTGAAGGATCAACTCAATCTCACCGAAGGTGCGTTGCGATGTAAGGTATTGCTTGAAATCATCGACCCCGTCCTGCTTGAGCGAGAGCATTTTCAGGTTTTCGCTCAAGTGCATGAGTTGACGCAACATCTTCATACTCATTCGTCACGCAAGGCATTAACGCCTCGAGAACGCTTCAAGGAGGATCGTGAGCGTCTAAATGTCGAGTCCGAGCATGAGGAATCCTTGAAGAAGGCTGCTAAGGCGGTGCGGGACTTCACGTTACACTGGCCTAAAAGCAAGTATTGACATTGCAGATTGGCTCTGTGACGTACTTGACTTCGAGTGCGGAACCTTCTCTCAATGCTATACAAGGGTTAATTTCTCTTTCCATGTTGTATAATTTACTTGAGTGTGGCATTAAATAGAGGCTGAATTGGCATGTGCTGGGGAGAGTCTTTGCATCTAATGTGACCAAGCCTCACAGCATATGAGCACTAGCCGAAATGGCGTAAATGTGCTTTCCTTTTTTTAGCAGGGCCAGCTACGATTGGTCTGCTTTCGGGGTTCTGTTGGATAGGGACCTGCTGTGTAACTAATTCGTTACGACTAGCGTTGTGTTAAGAAGGAGTCTTACATGAAAAAATCAACGACTGGCTTTCTACTCGGTTCCGCCCTGGTAATCGGGTTGTCCGGCTGTGCGGCATCTGGCCCTACCGGTGGTCAGCCTGCGGGCCAGACAGCTAACACTACTACCACTGGAGGTGGCGCCTGGTATCAGCATCCAGCTGTCTGTGGTCTGGCTGGCGGTCTGATCGGCGGCAGCATCGGTTATGCCACAAGCGGTAGCTCCGATGAAGAGACCGGGGCGGCTGTAGGTGGCGCTGCAGGTGCTGCCATTGGCGCTCTGCTGTGTGCCGATCGCACCCCTGAACCGACTCCGCCGCCTCCGGCACCGGCTCCCGAGCCGATGCCTGAACCTGCGCCAGAGCCCGAGTTCGAGCCTGTTGTGCTGAGCAGCGAAGTCAACTTCGAGTTCGACTCTGCTGACCTGCGTCCCGAGGCCAGCATGATGCTGGACGAAGTGGCTCATCGTCTGCGTGAAAACCCCGAATTGCGTGTCAGCATCGAAGGCCATACCGACTCCGTTGGTAACCCGCAGTACAACGTTGGGTTGTCTCAGCGCCGTGCGGATTCCGTCAAGGCTTACCTTGTCAACCAAGGCATCGATCCGAACCGTATGAATACTACGGGCTATGGTGAAGAGCGTCCGGTTGCCAGCAACGATACGCCGGAAGGCCGTGCAGAAAACCGTCGCGTCGAAATCGATCGTCAATAACTATCGCCGCTCTTCGAGCAGCGATGCCTAGCAGGGGCGCCATATGGCGCCCCTGCTGGTTTTGGGGTGTGGCGAAGCGTCGTGTGCTTCTGTTACGCTGCCCCGCTGGATGCAACCCGCTATTTGCTGTTTTTCATATACCCATTGCAACATGTGATCCCTGGTATGGATCACCACTGTGCTTAAGGATTTTTAATGCCCATCGTCACTTTGCCTGACGGCACTCAGAAAACCTTCGACTCTCCACTCAGTATCATGCAGCTGGCCGAATCCATAGGACCGGGCTTGGCCAAGGCCTGCGTGGCGGGGAAGATCGATGGCATGCTGGTCGATGCCGCCGACACGATAGATCACGATGCCCAGGTGGCGATCATTACCAGCCGTGACGAGGAGGGGCTCGAGATCATTCGCCACTCCTGCGCTCACCTGATCGGGCACGCGGTCAAGCAGCTCTATCCTGATGCCAAGATGGCGATCGGACCGGTCATCGACGATGGCTTCTATTACGATATCGATTTCGGCCATTCGGTGACGCCAGAGGACTTGGGTGCCATCGAGAAGCGCATGCAGGAGCTGATCTCGCAAGAGTATGACGTCGTGCGTGAATACGTTCAGCGAGGCAAGGCGCTGGAGACGTTCAGCCAGCGCGATGAACCCTATAAGCAGGAGATCGTGAGTGAGATACCCGAGGGGGAGACGATTCGCCTCTATCACCATGAAGAGTATACTGACATGTGCCGGGGGCCCCATGTGCCCAACACTCGCCATCTCAAGTCCTTCAAGCTGACCAAGCTTGCCGGCGCCTACTGGCGCGGTGACTCCAGCAAGCCGATGCTGACACGTATCTATGGCACCGCTTGGGGCGACAAGAAGCAGCTCAAGGCCTATCTGCATCGTCTCGAGGAGGCGGAGAAGCGTGATCACCGCAAGCTGGCGCGCAAGCTCGACTTTTTCCATATGCAGGAGGAAGCGCCTGGCATGGTGTTCTGGCACCCCAAGGGCTGGACGCTATGGCAGGCCGTCGAACAGTACATGCGTAACGTCTACAAGGAGAGTGGATACCAGGAGATTCGCTGTCCTCAGATCATGGATGTGTCGCTGTGGAAGAAGTCCGGTCACTGGGACAATTACGCCGAGAACATGTTCTTCACTGAATCGGAGAAGCGAGAATATGCGCTGAAGCCGATGAACTGCCCGGGGCATGTGCAGGTCTTCAACTCCGGGTTGCGCAGCTATCGGGAGCTGCCGGTCCGTTACGGCGAATTCGGCGGTTGTCACCGTAACGAGCCGTCCGGCGCGCTGCATGGTATCATGCGAGTGCGTGCTTTCACCCAAGACGACGGTCACGTCTTCTGTACCGAGGCGCAGATCGAGTCTGAGGTCACTGCCTTCCATCGCCAGGCATTGAAGGTGTATGGCGATTTCGGTTTTGACGACATCGCGGTGAAGATCGCGCTGCGTCCCGAGAAACGCCTTGGTAGCGACGATGTCTGGGATCGTGCCGAGGAGGCACTGCGTGCAGCGCTGGCCGCGTGCGATGTCACGTGGCAGGAGCTGCCGGGTGAGGGCGCCTTCTATGGTCCCAAGATCGAATATCACATGAAGGATTGCCTGGGTCGCGAATGGCAGGTCGGCACCATGCAGGTCGACTTCATGATGCCGACTCGGCTCGGGGCGCAGTACGTCACCGAGGAGGGCGATCGCAAGGCGCCGGTGATGCTCCATCGCGCCATCGTTGGCTCCATGGAGCGCTTCATCGGTATTCTCATCGAACATTACGCAGGAGCGATGCCGCTATGGCTGGCGCCGTCCCAGGCCGTGGTGCTCAATATCACCGATTCGCAGCGCGAATATGCCCATAATCTGGAACAGCGGCTGCAGAAAATCGGCTTGCGCGTCAAGGCGGACTTGAGGAACGAGAAGATCGGCTTTAAAATCCGGGAGCATACGTTGCAGAAAGTTCCTTATCTCCTGGTAGTGGGTGACAAGGAAGTCGAGTCCGATGCTGTTGCCGTGCGCACTCGCAGCGGTGAGGATCTCGGCACGATGAAGGTCGAAGACCTCATGTCCCGGCTCATTGCCGAGCGCGTGTAATACAACGTCAACCAATACGGAGATGTAACGATCAAGCGGAATACTCAACGCGGGCGTCCCCAAGACAAGCGCCCCCCAATGAACGAGCGTATCAGCGAAGACGAAGTCCGTCTTATTGGCGCCGAGGGTGAGCAGTTGGGTGTCGTGCCCACCAGTGAAGCCCTCGAGCAGGCGGAAGCCGCTGGTATGGACCTCGTACAGATATCCAACGCCGATCCGATCGTCTGCAAGATCATGGATTACGGCAAATTCGTCTTCGAGCAGAAGAAGCAGAAGTCTGCTCAGAAGAAGAAGACCAAGCAGATCCAGGTCAAGGAAGTCAAATTCCGTCCTGGCACCGACGAGGGCGATTATCAGGTCAAGTTGAAGAACCTGATTCGTTTCCTGGAAGGTGGCGACAAGGGCAAGGTTACGCTACGCTTTCGCGGTCGTGAGATGGCACACCAGGATATCGGCCGCAAGCTGATGGAGCGTGTTGCCGCCGATCTCGACGAGCTGGCGAATGTGGAGTCCTTCCCCAAGATGGAAGGGCGCCAGATGATCATGATTCTTGCCCCCAAGAAGAAGTGACCCGCGGGCAGGTTAACGGGTAAGCGAGCCTACCTAGCGCAGGCTTGGCTTACCGGCCTTGGGTTTTCTGAAAATATCGAGCGGAGTTTTTCTCGTGCCGAAAATCAAGAGTAACAGTGGCGCTGCAAAGCGCTTCAAGAAGACCGCTAATGGCTTCAAGCACAAGCAGTCTTTCCGTAGCCACATCCTGACCAAGAAGTCCACCAAGCGGAAGCGTCACCTGCGTGGAATGAAACAGGTACACGAAGCTGACAAGGCACTGATTCAGCGCATGCTGCCGAATCTGTAAGCTGGTCGACTACTAATCACGTCAGGAGAAAGCTATGTCTCGTGTCAAGCGTGGCGTCGTCGCACGTCGCCGTCACAAGAAAGTATTGAAACTCGCCAAGGGCTACTACGGCGCTCGTTCGCGTGTATTCCGCGTTGCCAAGCAGGCGGTCATCAAGGCAGGCCAGTATGCCTA
This DNA window, taken from Halomonas sp. TA22, encodes the following:
- a CDS encoding DUF2489 domain-containing protein; translation: MNSTLLIVITVVAVATIIALAVYAWTLWKEVRRRDAFREDEVRRAHEQCLMSLDAIADGMLKDQLNLTEGALRCKVLLEIIDPVLLEREHFQVFAQVHELTQHLHTHSSRKALTPRERFKEDRERLNVESEHEESLKKAAKAVRDFTLHWPKSKY
- a CDS encoding OmpA family protein encodes the protein MKKSTTGFLLGSALVIGLSGCAASGPTGGQPAGQTANTTTTGGGAWYQHPAVCGLAGGLIGGSIGYATSGSSDEETGAAVGGAAGAAIGALLCADRTPEPTPPPPAPAPEPMPEPAPEPEFEPVVLSSEVNFEFDSADLRPEASMMLDEVAHRLRENPELRVSIEGHTDSVGNPQYNVGLSQRRADSVKAYLVNQGIDPNRMNTTGYGEERPVASNDTPEGRAENRRVEIDRQ
- the thrS gene encoding threonine--tRNA ligase gives rise to the protein MPIVTLPDGTQKTFDSPLSIMQLAESIGPGLAKACVAGKIDGMLVDAADTIDHDAQVAIITSRDEEGLEIIRHSCAHLIGHAVKQLYPDAKMAIGPVIDDGFYYDIDFGHSVTPEDLGAIEKRMQELISQEYDVVREYVQRGKALETFSQRDEPYKQEIVSEIPEGETIRLYHHEEYTDMCRGPHVPNTRHLKSFKLTKLAGAYWRGDSSKPMLTRIYGTAWGDKKQLKAYLHRLEEAEKRDHRKLARKLDFFHMQEEAPGMVFWHPKGWTLWQAVEQYMRNVYKESGYQEIRCPQIMDVSLWKKSGHWDNYAENMFFTESEKREYALKPMNCPGHVQVFNSGLRSYRELPVRYGEFGGCHRNEPSGALHGIMRVRAFTQDDGHVFCTEAQIESEVTAFHRQALKVYGDFGFDDIAVKIALRPEKRLGSDDVWDRAEEALRAALAACDVTWQELPGEGAFYGPKIEYHMKDCLGREWQVGTMQVDFMMPTRLGAQYVTEEGDRKAPVMLHRAIVGSMERFIGILIEHYAGAMPLWLAPSQAVVLNITDSQREYAHNLEQRLQKIGLRVKADLRNEKIGFKIREHTLQKVPYLLVVGDKEVESDAVAVRTRSGEDLGTMKVEDLMSRLIAERV
- the infC gene encoding translation initiation factor IF-3, producing MKRNTQRGRPQDKRPPMNERISEDEVRLIGAEGEQLGVVPTSEALEQAEAAGMDLVQISNADPIVCKIMDYGKFVFEQKKQKSAQKKKTKQIQVKEVKFRPGTDEGDYQVKLKNLIRFLEGGDKGKVTLRFRGREMAHQDIGRKLMERVAADLDELANVESFPKMEGRQMIMILAPKKK
- the rpmI gene encoding 50S ribosomal protein L35 codes for the protein MPKIKSNSGAAKRFKKTANGFKHKQSFRSHILTKKSTKRKRHLRGMKQVHEADKALIQRMLPNL